One Corallococcus exiguus DNA segment encodes these proteins:
- a CDS encoding DUF4384 domain-containing protein, translating to MSAHESNWTLRRLHAGELPTHEANRVREHAEACEACGSTLKSFADAQAAFEADVPFESFEAGVERARARQASSKESATRSQWVRPLMAVAASVVVLVLARPLLETGGRTDPTQPPVAGNRIKGGAGAELRIGGGVDPQRVAGTEAPETLQPGERVRLGYTADAFRYVAALSVDAQGEVTPLYPESGDSLAVEPGAGQHWLPESVEFTGAGAERVVLVLTDAPVSMDALSNAARKSFVAAGRDVTRMAPLDVAGTQTQWILLKP from the coding sequence ATGAGCGCGCACGAGTCGAACTGGACATTGCGCCGCCTGCACGCCGGTGAGCTGCCCACCCACGAGGCGAACCGCGTCCGGGAGCATGCGGAGGCGTGCGAGGCGTGTGGCTCGACGCTGAAGTCCTTCGCGGATGCGCAGGCCGCCTTCGAGGCGGACGTGCCCTTCGAAAGTTTCGAGGCTGGCGTGGAGCGGGCCCGCGCGCGGCAGGCCTCTTCGAAAGAGTCGGCGACGCGCTCGCAGTGGGTCCGGCCGCTGATGGCGGTGGCGGCGTCCGTGGTGGTGCTGGTGCTGGCGCGTCCGTTGCTGGAGACCGGTGGCAGGACGGATCCGACCCAACCGCCTGTCGCGGGCAACAGAATCAAGGGCGGCGCGGGCGCGGAGCTGCGAATCGGTGGGGGCGTGGATCCGCAGCGGGTGGCGGGCACGGAGGCGCCGGAGACGTTGCAGCCCGGTGAGCGCGTGCGGCTGGGCTACACGGCGGACGCGTTCCGCTACGTGGCGGCGCTGTCGGTGGATGCGCAGGGCGAGGTGACGCCGCTGTATCCGGAGTCCGGAGACAGCCTCGCGGTGGAGCCGGGCGCGGGACAGCACTGGCTGCCGGAGAGCGTGGAGTTCACCGGCGCGGGTGCGGAGCGCGTGGTGCTGGTGCTGACGGACGCGCCCGTGTCCATGGATGCGCTGAGCAACGCGGCCCGGAAGTCCTTCGTCGCCGCGGGCCGGGACGTCACGCGCATGGCCCCGCTGGACGTGGCGGGCACGCAGACGCAGTGGATCTTGCTGAAGCCATGA